The genomic stretch AGGAGGCGCTGGCCGATCATGTGTCGGCCTTGCGCAGCCTGCCTGCGCTGATGACCACGGCGCTGGAACAGAACAAGGCGATGCAGAACACCGCACGCCGCCTGTCAGAGGCGCGCGATGTGCTGTTTCTGGGGCGCGGGCTGATGTATCCGCTGGCGCTTGAGGGTGCATTGAAACTCAAGGAAATCAGCTATATCCACGCCGAAGCTTATGCGTCGGGCGAGCTGAAACACGGCCCCATCGCGCTGATCGACAAACATGTGCCCGTGGTGGTCATGGCCCCGCGCGATGCGCTGTTCGACAAGACCGTCAGCAACATGCAAGAGGTCATGGCGCGCAAGGGCAAGATCGTGCTGATCTCGGACGCCGCAGGGCTGGAAGAAGCCGGCGACGGTGTCTGGGCGTCGATTGTGATGCCCACGGTGCACAATGCCGTGGCCCCGATCCTCTATGCGCTGCCGGCGCAACTGCTGGCCTATCACACTGCCGTGGCCAAGGGCACCGATGTGGACCAGCCGCGCAATCTTGCAAAATCCGTTACGGTGGAGTGACCCATGGGCAAACAGTTTGACAGCATCGAAGACGACCACGCGAAATTCATCGCCCAACAGCACATGTTTTTCGTGGGCAGTGCGGCAGACACGGGCCGTGTGAACATCAGCCCCAAGGGGATGGATGCCTTGCGGGTCATGGGGCCAAACCGCATCGTCTGGCGCAACCTGACCGGATCGGGCAACGAAACCGCCGCCCATCTGGCGCTGCACAACCGCATCACGCTGATGTGGTGCGGCTTTGAAAAACGCCCGATGATCATGCGTGCCTATGGCACCGCCCGCACCCTGCACCCGCGCGATGCGGAATTCGCCGAACTGGATGCAATGTTCGAACCCTCGCCCGGCGCGCGGCAGATCTATGACGTGACGGTGGACATGCTGCAAACCTCCTGCGGCTACGCGGTCCCCTACTTTGACCACGCAGGCCCGCGCGACACCTTGCAAAAATGGGCCGAAACCAAAGGCCCCGACGGCGTTTCGACCTATTGGAGCGAGCGCAACCAGACCAGCATCGACGGTCTGCCCACACATATATTGGACACCAAAACATGACACCCGAAGCGGCCCTGGCCGAAATCAACGACCACGCCGATCCCGAACGGGCGACAGGCGCGCAAGCCTATCACAAGGCCGACCGCACCTATCTGGGCGTGCCCAATCCGGTGTTGAACGACCTGACAAAGACATGGCGGCAAGAGCTGGACATCGACACCCGCGTCGCACTGGCCGACGGTCTGTGGAAGACCGACATTTTCGAGGCCCGCATCGCCGCCGCCAAGCTGCTGACACAGGCCCGCATGGACCCTGACGCCGAGGTCTGGGCGCTGATCAAGTCCTGGGCGCCTGACTTCGACAGCTGGGCCATTGCCGATCATGCCTGCATGGCAGGCCAGAAGCGTCTGATCGCCGATCCGTCGCGTCTGAAAGAAATCGAAGAGTGGACCACCAGCGATCACATGTGGACCAAACGCGCGGCGCTGGTCATCACCCTGCCCTGGACCAAACAGAACCACCCCAAACCGCAAGAGGCCGAAGCCCGCGAGCGCATTCTGGGCTGGGCCGCCGACTATGCGCCCGACGGTCGCTGGTTTATCCAGAAAGCCGTCTCGTGGTGGCTGCGCGACCTCAGCAAGCACGACGCTGCCCGCACCCGCGCCTTTCTGGCCGAACACGGCGACACGATGAAGGCCTTTGCGCGCAAGGATGCGGCCAAGTTCCTGTGAGCACACTTGAGGGTGGCTGCCATGTGCCGCCCCCTCACCTTCATCTTGCCAAATAAACGCGCGCCGCAGGCTCCCGCACTGTCGCCGCAGTGCCCCGTTCAGGATGCGCTGAACACCTCAACCTCGGGCAATCCGGTCAACGGTGCCTCCAGCGTCTGGAATGTCGACAGCGACATCCGGCTGCCCCCCGTTGCAGGCCCCTCGATCGGGATCAGCGTCACCGCCACCGATTTTCCCGACACAGCATAAACCACCCGCCCGGGCTGTTCGCTTGTGACCAGCGGCGTTTTCAGCCACAGCCCCGGCTCGGACGGGCTGCCCAGCGACGCCACCGTCACCCCCAAACGTCCCCCGACAGCCGCAGGCGCCGTGGCGGCGGCCTTTTCCTCGGCGCTGACCGTATCAAACTCGGCCACGGTGCGCGCGCCTTTGGCGGGCAATGCAGCGTCAGGTCGCGCTTTGGGGCGCACGTCGACACTCATGCCGTCGGCGCGGGTCTCGGCCACATCCGGGCGCGGTTTCAGGAAATCGGGCAAACGCGCGCAGCCCGTCAGGGTGCAGGCGCAAATCAGGGCAAGGGTCAAAGTTTTCATACCCTCATGCTAAGCACAGCCCACAAGGTGCATCAATGCGCATTCCCCCTTGCTGCGCTTTCCCGCCAGCCTTACCTATAGAGTCATGAACGCACCCTTGATTGACCCCTTCGCCCGCGCGATCACCTACCTGCGCGTCTCTGTCACCGACAGATGCGACTTTCGTTGTGTCTATTGCATGTCCGAGAACATGACCTTTCTGCCCAAGAAAGAGCTGCTGACCCTGGAAGAGCTGGACCGCATGTGTTCGGCCTTTGTCGATCTGGGCGTGGAAAAGCTGCGCATCACCGGTGGCGAGCCATTGGTGCGCCGCGAAATCATGACGTTTTTCAACAGCATGGCCCGCCATCTGGAGGCAGGCACGCTGAAAGAGCTGACACTGACCACCAACGGCAGCCAGCTGGAGCGGTTCGCCAAGGATCTTTATGCTGCCGGCGTGCGCCGCGTGAACATCTCGCTGGACACGCTGGACGAACAGAAGTTTGCCGACATCACCCGCTGGGGCCGCCTGCCGCAAGTGCTGCGCGGTGTTGATGCAGCACTGGCTGCCGGTCTGCACGTCAAGATCAACGCCGTGGCGCTGAAAGGCTTTAACGAGGACGAACTGCCCACGATCACGCAATGGTGTGCCGAACGCGGCATGGACCTGACGTGGATCGAGGTCATGCCGATGGGCGATCTGGGCAACGAGGACCGTCTGGGCCAGTACTGGTCCCTGAAAGATGTGCGCGCGCGCTATGCAGAGCACTATACCGTCACCGATCTGGCCGAACGCACGGGCGGGCCTGCGCGTTATGTGCGGCTGGAAGAAACCGGCCAGAAAATCGGATTCATCACCCCGCTGAGCCATAATTTCTGCGAAAGCTGCAACCGCGTGCGCCTGACTTGTACGGGCGAGATTTACCTGTGTCTGGGGCAAGAAGACATGATGGACCTGCGCGCACCGTTGCGGGCGCATCCCGATGACGACGCCCCCCTGCACGACGCCATCCGCGCCGCGATCGGGATCAAGCCCAAGGGCCATGATTTCGACTATTCCCGCCAGAAGGCCGACGGGCAAATGCCCCGCCACATGAGCCACACCGGCGGCTGAATGCGCCCGACTGCCCTTTATCGCGCCTATGTGGCGGCCGCCGCATTGGTGGTGCCCTTTGCCGCCCATGCCCGCATCAAACGTTTGCGCCGCGACGGGGTTGCGGTGCACCGTGCGCATGAAATTCTGGGGCACACCACCGAACAGCGCCCCGGCGGGTTGCTGATCTGGTTCCACGCCGCCTCGGTCGGGGAAAGCCTGTCGGTGCTGCCGCTGATCGCCGCCATTGGTCAGCAACTGCCTGAAGCACGGTTCCTGATCACCTCGGGCACGCCCACTTCGGCGGCGCTGATTGCCGCGCGGATGCCGCCGCGCTGCGTGCACCAGTTTGCCCCGCTCGATGCCGCGGGACCGGTCAAACGCTTCCTGAAACGCTGGCGGCCGGACGCGGCGGTCTTTGTGGAATCCGAGCTGTGGCCGCAGATCCTGGTGCGCGCGCGCCGCGCCAATGTGCCGCTGGCGCTGGTGGGTGCACGTATGTCGCTGCGCTCGCTGGCACGCTGGGGCAAATTTCCACGCACGGCGGCGTTCATTCTAGGCCAGTTCCGACTGATCCTGACCCAGAACGCCGAAATGGCCAAAGCGCTGACAGATCTCGCCCCGCCGCACACGTTGGTCGAGACCGGTTTCAACCTCAAGAGCCTGTCACCGGCCCTTCCCGTGCATGGCGCGGCGCGCACCCGTCTGGCCGAGATTATCGCGCAGCGCCCCACATGGGTGGCTGCCTCGACCCATCCGGGCGAAGAGGCCGATGCGCTGCTGGCCCACGCCCATGTGCTGAAAACACACCCTGATGCCCTGCTGATCCTTGCCCCCCGCCACCCTGACAGGGGCGACGAGGTGGCCGTTCTGATCGAGAACATGGGCCTGACCCACACCCGCCGCACCTTGGGCGACACACCCGACGCGCAGGTCTATCTGGCCGACACGCTGGGCGAGATGGGGCTTTGGTACGCGCTGGCCCCTTTCGTGTTTCTGGGCGGCTCTCTGCAACCACACGGCGGCCACAACCCCTATGAGGTGGCCCAAGCCGGAGCGGCGATCCTGACCGGTCCGCATGTGTCGAACTTTGCCGAAACCTTCGCGCCGCTCGAAGCGTGTGGCGCGGTGCAACTGGTGGCCGACGGGCGCGATTTGGGCGAACGCGCCCTGCACTGGATCGACACGCCCCAAGCCTTGGGGCGCGCGCGCACCGCCGCGACCGATTTCGTCGCCAAACGCGACACGGGTGCTGCCGACATCGCGGCCCGCCTGGTGACCGCACTGGACCTCGGCCCATGACGCGCCGCCTGTTTGTCACCAATTTCAACCGCAATTACACCGGCGTCTCGGCCACGGCGGCCAATGTGGTACGCCGGCAACTCGGGCGGTACGACCTGCATCTGGTGGGCCAGCCCCTGCCCGGATGCCCCGCCCCCATCACGCTCAAACAGGCCCGCGCGCTGTCGCATGACCCCTGCATCTGGCATGTGCGCCGCAACACCGAAATGCGGGCAGCCCTCTGGGCGCGCGACGTGCTGCGCCTGCCGGTCAAGATCGTGTTCACCTCGGCGGCGCAACGCCGCCACTCGGCTTTTCCGCGCTGGTTGATCAGCCGCATGGACGCGGTGATCGCCACCACGGACACCGCCGCAAGCTTTGTCCCCCATGTGCGCGCCACCGTGCCGCACGGGGTCGACACCGATCTGTTCACCCCCGCCCCCGACCGCGCCGCCGCTTGGGCTGCACTGGGGTACGGCGGCACGCGCGGCATCGCCACTGTCGGCCGCATCCGCCCGGAAAAGGGCACCGACCAATTCGTCGCCGCCATGATCGACCTGCTGCCAACCTTGCCCGGCACAACGGCCCTGATCATAGGACGCGCCGCCCGCAAACATCAGGAATTCCTGCAAGACCTCGCATCCCAGATCGCCGCCGCGGGCCTGTCCGACCGCATCCTATTCCCCGGCGAGGTTCCCGCCACCGGCCTGCCCGCCCTGATGCGCGCCCTCAGCCTTGTGGTGCAATTGCCCCGCTACGAGGGCTACGGCATGGTCCCGCTGGAAGGCATGGCCAGCGGTGTGCCCTTTGTCGGCACCGATGCCGGCTATTACAACGCGTTCACAAATGCCCAGACCGCCGGGCTGATCGCCACGCCGGACACTGCCGCCGAAGCCGCCCGCACGATCCTGACAGGTAATTTCGACCAAATGGCTCAGGCCGCCCGCGAAACGGCCCGCACCCAATTCTCGGCCCAGTCCGAAGCCGACGGCATCGCAAGGGTCTACGAAACCCTTTAGGCGTGCCTTTCTTTTGGCCCTAAATATCCCGGGGGAGGCCGCAGGCCGGGGGCAGCGCCCCCAACCCGTCCGTCAATCAGGCCGCAGGCATCCGCTGTTCGACAATGCCGGCCCACCACGAACACCCCGCCGGAATCGCCTCGTCGTTAAAGTTGTATTCGGGGTGGTGCACCATCGCGCCCGCGCCGTTGCCGACCAGAATATAAGCCCCCGGACGCTCTTCGAGCATAAAGGCAAAGTCTTCACCGCCCATGACCAGCGGCGCATCATCGCAAGCACCAGATACCGAGCGCGCCACGTCGGCTGCGAATTCGGTCTGGTCTTCGTGGTTGGCCATGACCGGATAACCACGGTGGTAATCCACATCTGCCACACCGCCGAATGTCGCGGCGATGCCCGAGGCAATCGCGTTGATCCGCGCTTCGGCCAGATCGCGCATCTCGGCGCTCATGGTGCGCACGGTGCCCTTCAGGTGGACCCGTTGCGGGATCACGTTGAACGCCTTGGACGAGGTTTCGAACGAGGTCACCGAAACCACCACCTGATCCACCGGATCGGCGTTGCGGCTGGCGATTGTTTGCAGCGCCAGCACCAGTTGCGAAGCCATCACGGTGGTGTCCACGGTCTCATGCGGTTTCGCCGCATGGCCGCCCTTGCCTTCAACATAGATGTCGAACTGGTCAGTCGCCGCAAAGAACGCCCCCGAGCGGATCGCGAATTGCCCAGTGGGCAGGCCGGGCCAGTTGTGCATGCCATATACTTCCTGCACACCCCAGCGGTCCATCATGCCGTCGTCGCACATTTCCTTGCCGCCGCCGCCGCCTTCTTCGGCGGGTTGGAAGATCAGCACCACGGTGCCGTCGAAATTGCGGGTTTCGGCCAGATATTGCGCCGCCCCCAGCAGCATGGCGGTGTGCCCGTCATGGCCGCAGGCGTGCATCGCCCCATCGGTTTTCGAGGCATACTCCAGCCCCGTCTGCTCGTGGATCGGCAGCGCGTCCATATCGGCGCGCAGGCCGATGACCTTGCCCGATGTGTCGGTCTTGCCCTTGATCACCCCCACAACACCCGTGCGCCCGATGCCGGTGACAATCTCGTCACAGCCAAAGGCTTTCAGCTTGTCCGCCACCAGCGCGCTGGTGCGGTGGGTGTCGAACAGGATTTCGGGGTTCTCATGCAGATCGCGGCGCCAGGCGGTGATGTCGGCGTGCAGCTCTGCAAATCGGTTCTTGACGGGCATGGTCTTTCTTCCTTCTTGATGTGTTTCGCTGGGTCAGGCGCTCAGGCCTGCGCCAGCCTTTGTTCGACAATCTCGGCAAACCAGCTGCATCCGGCCGGAATCGCCTCGTCGTCGAAGTTGTATTCGGGGTGGTGCACCATCGCGCCGGGGCCGTTGCCCACAAGGATGTAGGCACCGGGCCGCGCGTTGAGCATAAAGGCAAAGTCTTCGGCGGCCATCACCGGCGGGATGTTTTCGGTCACATCGCCGGCCACCGCACGGGCGGCGGCAATGGCATATTCGGTGTTCTCTGCGGCGTTCACGGTGACCGGATAGCCCACGACATAGTCGACCTCGGCCACGCAACCATAGGCCTGCGCCGTGGCGGTCGCGATTTCTTGCACACGTTTCTGCGCCATCGCGCGCACGTCCTCGTCCAGCGCGCGCACGGTGCCCTTCATCGTGGTCGCCTGCGGGATCACGTTGCTGACATGGCTGTCCGAGTGCAGCGCCCCCACGGTCACCACGACCGAGGACAGCGGGTTGGCGTTGCGGCTGGCGATGCTTTGCAGCGCCACGATCACATGGGCGGCGGCAAGGTTGGGGTCGATGGCCTCGTGCGGGTTGGCGGCATGGCCGCCCTTGCCCACCACGCGGATGGTGAATTCGTCGGCGCTGGCCAGCAGCGGGCCGGGGCGGATGGCGAAGGTGCCGGTGGGAAAGCCGGGCATGTTGTGCATGCCATAGACTTCCTGGATGTTCCATCGGTCCATCAGACCGTCATTGACCATCTCGCGGCCACCACCGCCACCCTCTTCGGCGGGTTGGAATATCAGCACGACGGTGCCGTCGAAATTGCGGGTCTCGGCCAGATATTGCGCCGCGCCCAGCAGCATCGCGGTGTGGCCGTCGTGGCCGCAGGCGTGCATCTTGCCCGGCACGGTCGACGCATAGTCCAGCCCCGTCGCCTCGATGATGGGCAGCGCATCCATATCGGCACGCAGGCCGATCACGCGGTCGCTGTTGCCACGCCCCTTGATCACGCCGACAACGCCGGTTTGGCCGATGCCGGTGGTGATGTCATCAACGCCGAACGACCGTAGCTTGTCTTCGACGAACCTGGCCGTCTCGTGCACATCGAACATCAGTTCGGGGTGCGCGTGCAGGTGGCGGCGCCACGCGGTGATGTCGCTGTGCATCTCGGCAAATCGGTTCTTGATCGGCATGGGACGGTCTCCTTCGGGGCTGATTTGGGTCTAAATTCCGGGGCCAAGGGTCATGGCCGATCCGTCGCTGAAACGGGACAGGCGGAAACGATGCAGATCATGCCCCACCTTGTCGCCCGTGACCAGAGCGGCCAGCACCCGCCCCATGCCGGGACCGATTCCAAAGCCGTGGCCGCTCATGCCGGTGCCGACCGTCAGGCCGGGAATACTGGCCACGCGGTCCACCACGGGCACGATGTCGGGCATGGTGTCGATCATGCCGGCCCAGGTCCTGGCCTGGCGCACCTCGCCCAATCCGGGCATCATGGCGGCGAACTGGCGCAGCAGCTTGGCCGCCTTGCGGTGATTCGGTTCGGGGTTCAGCACGCGCATCCGCTCGAAGGGGCTGACGTCGTCATCCCCCCAGTGGCGCGGCGTGCCCCATGCGTCGGGGAAGCCCGCAGGCGCGCGCGGCAACAGACGCACGCCAAAGGGATCAGACCGCAACTGTGTCATGTAGTGCGGCAGGCTGCGAAAGGCTTGCGGGCCGACGAACAGCTCGGAGAACCCGCCTTGGGCAAGGGAATATCCGCCGTCGGCGCGATGACGAAAGGCCACTTTCCTGTCGGTCGCCCCGCCCTCGTAGGTTGCCCCCATCGGCTGTGTTGCCACCACCGTGGCCCGCACGCTGAGTTGCGGAACGAAAACCCCGTGCCGTTGCAGGAACAGCGAGGACCATGCACCACCGGCCAGAACCACCTGAGGCGCCTTGATGCGGCCCTGTTCGGTGATGACACCGGCGACCTTGCCACCCTCGATGTCCAGCCCGCGCACGGCGCAGTTTTCGACCAAAGTGGCCCCTTCGCGCGCCGCGATGCCTGCCAATGCAGGCACTGCCACCCATGGTTCTGCGCGCATGTCCTGCGCTGTGTAGATGGCACCGGAATAGCGGCGCGACAGGCCCGGAATCAGCTGCGCTGTCTCGGCACTGCTCAGCATCTTGCTGTCCAGCCCATGGGCGCGCGCATGATCCAGCCATGCCTCGTATTTGGCATAATCCTTTTCGGATTCCGCCAGATAGGTCACGCCCTCCTGCCGCAGGCCGATGTCAACGTTGGTCTGTTGCGCCAATGCGCGCCAGTGGTCCGCCGCCTCGAGCACGATGGGAATCTCATCAGGGTCGCGTCCCTGCACCCTGATCCAGCCCCAGTTGCGGCTGGACTGTTCGGCGGCGATGCGGCCCTTTTCCAGCAAGACGACACGTTGGCCTGCGCGGGCCAGAAACAGGGCCGTGCAGACGCCGATCACACCGCCGCCAATCACCACAACATCCGCCTCTTGCGGGGCGGGTCCGGGCCAATTTGCGGGTGAGTCCATAAAGGTGGGAAAGCTCATGGGCCGCACCCTACGCCCTGGATTGGCGGGTGCAAGATGCGGCGAAATCCTGAAAGGATTTGAGGCTGAAAAATGCTACATTTTTCAGCGTGTCACCGGCGGCTTGTAACGCAATGACGTGACGTCAAATCCGCCTCTGCGGCGAAAGCTACCCCAGCCGCGCCACCAGATCGCGCATGAACTGATGTCCCAGATCGAACTGCGCCACGGTGATGAACTCGTTGGGCTGGTGCGCCTGCGCGATGTCGCCGGGACCACAGACCACCGCCGAATAACCGGCCGCCTGGAACTGCCCCGCTTCGGTGCCGTAGCTGACCACATGTCCGCCATTGTCACCGGTGATCCGGCGCACCATCAACTCGGCCGCGCCATTTTCTTCCGGCTTTAGCGGTGGCACGGAAAAGCGTTCCTTGATCTCGACCCGCGCATCGGGGTGAACAGTCTGCATCCGTGCTTCGATCGTCCGCACATGCTCAAGATAGCTTTCTTTCAGCGCCTCGGGGTCGTCCCCCGGCACCGCGCGGAAATCCATCGAGAACCAGCAATCCTTGGCGGTGATGTTATGGGCCGTGCCACCGCTGATCTGGCCCACATGCCATGTTGTCACGGGTGGTTCGAACATCGCGCCCAGGGCGGTGGGCGGATTGGCAAAATTCTCGGCATTGCGCTGGTTGGCAAAGTCGATGATTTTCGCGCCCTCAAGGATGGCGGACACGCCCGTGTGCAACAGGGACGAATGCACCTCGAAGCCGATCACATGGGTGTCAAACCCCTGCCCGCCCTTGTGGCCGGTCACGGCTTGCAGCATCGACGGTTCGCCCACGATCACCAGTTCGCCCTTGGGCAGCACGGGCTGCATCGCCGCGATCATCGGTGGCGCGCCGGTACAACCGACCTCTTCGTCAAAGCTGAGCGCCAGTTGCAGGGGGCGTTTGACATCGGCGTACTGCGCCTCGACCAGCGCCCAGATTGCCAGCGCGTCAAAGCCTTTCATGTCACAGGTGCCGCGCCCGTAATACTTGCCGTCCCGTTCTGTCACCGTCCACGGATCGCTGTCCCACGGCTGGCCGTCGACCGGCACCACATCCGTGTGGCCCGACAGTACGACAGCGCCCTCTTCCCAGGGTCCCACATGGGCAAACAGCGCTGCCTTGTGAGGTTGGTCGGGATCGGGCCAGCGGTGGGCGGTGATTCCATGCGATGCCAGATAGACCTCGACCCAGTCGATCAGCGGCAGGTTGGTGTCGCGCGACACGGTGGGAAAGCTGATGAGTTTGGTCATCAGCTGCAACGGCGTAAGGCGTTCGGGCATGTCAGTATCCGCTGTCGGTGGTCAGGACTTTGTGGCCGGGCGAAATCTCGCGGTATTCCGACGGGGCGGCGACGTAATCCGCCGGGTGAATGGGGGACGGGATCGGCTTGAAGTTCAGGTCTTTCTCGTCCTTGCGCTGGCGCGGATCGGCGATGGGCACCGCCTTCATCAGCGCTTGGGTATAGGGGTGCTGCGGGTTTTCGAACACCGCACTGCGTGGCCCCAATTCGACGATTCGTCCCAGATACATCACCCCGACAAAGTGGCTGACCCGTTCGACCACGGCCATGTCGTGGCTGATGAACAGGAATGACAGGTCCATTTCCTCTTGCAGCTCCATCATCAGGTTCAACACCTGCGCCTGCACCGACACATCCAGCGCGCTGACCGCCTCGTCCGCGATGATCAGCTTGGGGTTCAGCGCAAGGGCGCGCGCGATGGCGACCCGTTGGCGTTGCCCGCCGGACAGTTCGTGCGGATAGCGGCGCATGAAACTGCGCGGCAGCTCGACACGGTCGAACAGCATTTCGATGCGCTTGCGCCCTTCGTCGCCCTTGAACATGCCATAGTTCTGCATCGGTTCAGCCACCTGATCCGAAAGTTGCATCTGCGGATTCAGGCTGGCGAACGGGTCCTGAAAGATCATCTGCATGTCCAGCCGCGCGGTGCGCAGATCGTGCTGGTTCAGCGCGATGATGTCCTTGCCGCCCAACCGGACCTCGCCCGAAAGCGGTTCGACCAGACGCAGGATCGAGCGGCCCGCAGTGGATTTGCCGCAGCCGGATTCGCCCACAAGGCTGAGCGTCTGGCCCTTGTTGATCGAAAACGACAGGTCTTCGACAGCATGGACATTGGCCACAGTGCGCCGCAACAGCCCACCCTTGACCTCGAAACGTGTGGTCAGGTTGCGCACCTCAAGCAGCACTTCGTTCTCTTCGCCGACAATCGGTTTGATCTCGCCCTGATTGCGGCCCAGCAGCTTCATCGGTTCGGGATATTGCTTGCCCGTCATTTCGCCCAGTTTGGGCACGGCGGCCAGCAAAGCCTTGGTATAGGGGTGTTTGGGCGCCTCGAAGATGTCGGCGACCGGGCCTTCCTCGACCTTCTTGCCGCGGAACATGACGACAACGCGGTCGGCCATTTGCGCCACCACGGCCATGTCGTGCGTGATGAACATCACGGCGGTGCCGGTTTCGCGCTTCAGCCGGTCCATCAGCGCCAGAATTTCGGCCTGAATCGTCACGTCCAGCGCGGTTGTGGGTTCGTCCGCGATCAGAAGGCGCGGCTCGCAGGCCAGCGCCATGGCGATCACGACACGCTGGCGCATGCCGCCGGACAATTCGTGCGGGTATTGTTGCAGACGACGTTCGGGTTCGGGGATGCGCACCTGTCGCATCAGTTCCAGCGCGCGGGCGGATGCCTCTTTTTTGGTCATCCCCTTGTGCAGGCGCAGCCCTTCGGTCAGCTGGCGGCCCACGGTAAACACCGGGTTCAGCGCGGTCATCGGTTCCTGAAAGATCATACCGATTTCATTGCCGCGAATCGTGCGCATCAGGCTTTGATCGGCCTGTGCCAGATCCACCTGCGCATGGTCCTTGCGGTCAAACATCAATTGCCCGCCGGCAATTCTCCCGCCGCCGAATTCAACCAGACGCATCAGCGACAGCGATGACACCGACTTGCCCGAGCCAGATTCGCCCACCACGCAGACCGTTTCGCCCGCGTTGATGGAAAAGGACACGTCCTCGACACCCAAAACAGGGCCGTCTTTGGTCTGGAATTCGACCCGCAACCCTCTGATATCGGCAATCGGCCCTTCGGCCCCGTGGTCCAGCATAACATTCCCCGATTGTTTTGACGTGAACGCTACGGCCAATGATCGGGCACTGTCAAACGCATCCCGACGTTTGCCCATTTATCGGGCATCTCTGGGGTTGCTTTTTCCGTCAAGTCTGTTTCGATGTGGCCATTCGTCTGGGGGGCGCGCTAGAAATTTCACTGTAATCGCATGGTTACGCAAGGTAAATTTCACGACC from Pseudosulfitobacter sp. DSM 107133 encodes the following:
- a CDS encoding pyridoxamine 5'-phosphate oxidase family protein — encoded protein: MGKQFDSIEDDHAKFIAQQHMFFVGSAADTGRVNISPKGMDALRVMGPNRIVWRNLTGSGNETAAHLALHNRITLMWCGFEKRPMIMRAYGTARTLHPRDAEFAELDAMFEPSPGARQIYDVTVDMLQTSCGYAVPYFDHAGPRDTLQKWAETKGPDGVSTYWSERNQTSIDGLPTHILDTKT
- a CDS encoding DNA alkylation repair protein, giving the protein MTPEAALAEINDHADPERATGAQAYHKADRTYLGVPNPVLNDLTKTWRQELDIDTRVALADGLWKTDIFEARIAAAKLLTQARMDPDAEVWALIKSWAPDFDSWAIADHACMAGQKRLIADPSRLKEIEEWTTSDHMWTKRAALVITLPWTKQNHPKPQEAEARERILGWAADYAPDGRWFIQKAVSWWLRDLSKHDAARTRAFLAEHGDTMKAFARKDAAKFL
- the moaA gene encoding GTP 3',8-cyclase MoaA, with the translated sequence MNAPLIDPFARAITYLRVSVTDRCDFRCVYCMSENMTFLPKKELLTLEELDRMCSAFVDLGVEKLRITGGEPLVRREIMTFFNSMARHLEAGTLKELTLTTNGSQLERFAKDLYAAGVRRVNISLDTLDEQKFADITRWGRLPQVLRGVDAALAAGLHVKINAVALKGFNEDELPTITQWCAERGMDLTWIEVMPMGDLGNEDRLGQYWSLKDVRARYAEHYTVTDLAERTGGPARYVRLEETGQKIGFITPLSHNFCESCNRVRLTCTGEIYLCLGQEDMMDLRAPLRAHPDDDAPLHDAIRAAIGIKPKGHDFDYSRQKADGQMPRHMSHTGG
- a CDS encoding 3-deoxy-D-manno-octulosonic acid transferase, which encodes MRPTALYRAYVAAAALVVPFAAHARIKRLRRDGVAVHRAHEILGHTTEQRPGGLLIWFHAASVGESLSVLPLIAAIGQQLPEARFLITSGTPTSAALIAARMPPRCVHQFAPLDAAGPVKRFLKRWRPDAAVFVESELWPQILVRARRANVPLALVGARMSLRSLARWGKFPRTAAFILGQFRLILTQNAEMAKALTDLAPPHTLVETGFNLKSLSPALPVHGAARTRLAEIIAQRPTWVAASTHPGEEADALLAHAHVLKTHPDALLILAPRHPDRGDEVAVLIENMGLTHTRRTLGDTPDAQVYLADTLGEMGLWYALAPFVFLGGSLQPHGGHNPYEVAQAGAAILTGPHVSNFAETFAPLEACGAVQLVADGRDLGERALHWIDTPQALGRARTAATDFVAKRDTGAADIAARLVTALDLGP
- a CDS encoding glycosyltransferase family 4 protein, with the translated sequence MTRRLFVTNFNRNYTGVSATAANVVRRQLGRYDLHLVGQPLPGCPAPITLKQARALSHDPCIWHVRRNTEMRAALWARDVLRLPVKIVFTSAAQRRHSAFPRWLISRMDAVIATTDTAASFVPHVRATVPHGVDTDLFTPAPDRAAAWAALGYGGTRGIATVGRIRPEKGTDQFVAAMIDLLPTLPGTTALIIGRAARKHQEFLQDLASQIAAAGLSDRILFPGEVPATGLPALMRALSLVVQLPRYEGYGMVPLEGMASGVPFVGTDAGYYNAFTNAQTAGLIATPDTAAEAARTILTGNFDQMAQAARETARTQFSAQSEADGIARVYETL
- a CDS encoding M20 aminoacylase family protein — translated: MPVKNRFAELHADITAWRRDLHENPEILFDTHRTSALVADKLKAFGCDEIVTGIGRTGVVGVIKGKTDTSGKVIGLRADMDALPIHEQTGLEYASKTDGAMHACGHDGHTAMLLGAAQYLAETRNFDGTVVLIFQPAEEGGGGGKEMCDDGMMDRWGVQEVYGMHNWPGLPTGQFAIRSGAFFAATDQFDIYVEGKGGHAAKPHETVDTTVMASQLVLALQTIASRNADPVDQVVVSVTSFETSSKAFNVIPQRVHLKGTVRTMSAEMRDLAEARINAIASGIAATFGGVADVDYHRGYPVMANHEDQTEFAADVARSVSGACDDAPLVMGGEDFAFMLEERPGAYILVGNGAGAMVHHPEYNFNDEAIPAGCSWWAGIVEQRMPAA
- a CDS encoding M20 aminoacylase family protein, with protein sequence MPIKNRFAEMHSDITAWRRHLHAHPELMFDVHETARFVEDKLRSFGVDDITTGIGQTGVVGVIKGRGNSDRVIGLRADMDALPIIEATGLDYASTVPGKMHACGHDGHTAMLLGAAQYLAETRNFDGTVVLIFQPAEEGGGGGREMVNDGLMDRWNIQEVYGMHNMPGFPTGTFAIRPGPLLASADEFTIRVVGKGGHAANPHEAIDPNLAAAHVIVALQSIASRNANPLSSVVVTVGALHSDSHVSNVIPQATTMKGTVRALDEDVRAMAQKRVQEIATATAQAYGCVAEVDYVVGYPVTVNAAENTEYAIAAARAVAGDVTENIPPVMAAEDFAFMLNARPGAYILVGNGPGAMVHHPEYNFDDEAIPAGCSWFAEIVEQRLAQA